A stretch of DNA from Methanoplanus endosymbiosus:
AAACTAAAAGAGTATGAGAATAAAATTGATGAGCTGACCAGCAGTGCCTCATTATATAAATCAATTCTGGATGCTGTGCCGTTTCCAATCTCTGTAACAGATATGGATATGAACTGGATTTATATGAATCCGGCAACTGCAAGGATGGCAAATGTTGATCCTGAAAGAGCAAAGGGAACACATTGCAGCAGCTGGGGTACTGCCATCTGCAATACTGAAAACTGTGCTTTTAAACAGCTCCGTCGGGGCAAAAATGATGCCTTCTTTGACCAGACCGGGCAGAATTTCAAATGCAATATGGCATATGTCCGCAATGAAAGCGGGCAGGATATCGGCATGATGGAAATTGTTCAGGATGTTTCTGATATGGTTCGTGTCACTAATTACCTGAACAATGAAGTATCTAAGGCTGCGGAAAATCTTGAACTCCTTGCAGACGGAAATCTTGACTTTAAACTGGATGTTGCAGAAGCAGATGAGCACACTCGTGAAGTGAGGGATCAGTTTGTACTTATAAATCAGTCAATCGGCAAGGCACGTGATGCAGTACAGCTTCTTGTTGAAGATTCTGTCATGCTTGGAAAAGCCGGAGTTGAAGGCAGGCTTGATACAAGGGCTGATGAATCAAGGCATAACGGAGAGTTCAGAAAGATTGTTCAGGGCGTTAACAATACGCTTGATGCAGTTGTTGACCCACTGAACCTTGCAGCCGAAAATCTGGACCGTATTAGCAGAGGAGATATTCCTGATAAGATTACTGTACAGCTGAATGGTGATTTCAATAAGATTAAGGATAATCTCAACCAGTGTATTGATGCTGTAAACCTGCTTGTTAAGGATGCAGGTACGCTTGCACAGGCCGGAATAGATGGCAGGCTTGATACAAGGGCAGATGCTTCAAAGCATAACGGGGACTTTGCAGTAATTGTTAACGGGGTGAATAATACACTTGACGCAGTTGTTGGACCGCTCGGCCTGTCAGCAGATGTTCTTGATCGTATAAGTAAAGGCGATATCCCTGAGAAGATTAATGCGGATTTTAAAGGTGATTTCAATAAGATTAAGGATAATCTCAACCAGTGTATTGATGCTGTAAACCTGCTTGTTAAGGATGCCGGCATGCTCGCAGAAGGTGCAATTGAGGGCAGGGTTGACATCCGTGCGGATGCCACACGCCACAGGGGCGACTTCAGAAAGATTGTTGTCGGTGTAAATGACACCCTTGCTGCAATTGAGACTCCTGTTAAGGAAATCACTGAAATTACAAAGAACTTTGCTGTCAATGACTACACCAGAAAGGTTGAAGGGCACTATAAAGGCACTTTTGAAGAAGTTGCAGGAGCTGTCAATGAAGTTTATGAGACCGTTAATCTTGCCCAGAGGGTTGCAGGAAATATTGCAGCCGGTGATCTCAGAGATCTCAGTCAGTTAAAATCGCTTGGTAATGGTCAGGGTAAACTGTCACATAATGATAAGCTTGTCCCTGCCTTTATTGGTATGATTGAGGTCATGAAGGCATTTGATATAGAATTTGGCAGACTTGTAAACTTTGCCGCTGAAGGTAAAACTGCAATGCGTGCAAATGCCTCGGAATTCAATGGAATATACAGTAATATCATTACCGGTGCAAACCAGGTTCTGGACAATATCTTAACTCCACTCAATGAAGGTTTTGATGCTCTGGATCGTATATCACACGGTAACATTGAACTGATGACAAAGGTGTATAATGGTGATTATGAGGACATCAAGAATAATATCAACGCTATAGCATCTGTTCTTCAGGAATTCCAGAAAGAATTTGATAAGCTTATTGTGTACAGTCAGGAAGGTCAGCTTGACAAACGTGGTGACCCGT
This window harbors:
- a CDS encoding methyl-accepting chemotaxis protein, which produces MEENLQLKLKEYENKIDELTSSASLYKSILDAVPFPISVTDMDMNWIYMNPATARMANVDPERAKGTHCSSWGTAICNTENCAFKQLRRGKNDAFFDQTGQNFKCNMAYVRNESGQDIGMMEIVQDVSDMVRVTNYLNNEVSKAAENLELLADGNLDFKLDVAEADEHTREVRDQFVLINQSIGKARDAVQLLVEDSVMLGKAGVEGRLDTRADESRHNGEFRKIVQGVNNTLDAVVDPLNLAAENLDRISRGDIPDKITVQLNGDFNKIKDNLNQCIDAVNLLVKDAGTLAQAGIDGRLDTRADASKHNGDFAVIVNGVNNTLDAVVGPLGLSADVLDRISKGDIPEKINADFKGDFNKIKDNLNQCIDAVNLLVKDAGMLAEGAIEGRVDIRADATRHRGDFRKIVVGVNDTLAAIETPVKEITEITKNFAVNDYTRKVEGHYKGTFEEVAGAVNEVYETVNLAQRVAGNIAAGDLRDLSQLKSLGNGQGKLSHNDKLVPAFIGMIEVMKAFDIEFGRLVNFAAEGKTAMRANASEFNGIYSNIITGANQVLDNILTPLNEGFDALDRISHGNIELMTKVYNGDYEDIKNNINAIASVLQEFQKEFDKLIVYSQEGQLDKRGDPSKFEGAYADVIKGVNDTLDAILIPIGEGNRILDQVAHGKINELITQKYKGDHEAMKNNINGIALVLQAFEKELDMLIRAAVDGNLDKRGDSSKFEGAYGKVIDGANAIMEAIDVPVQETLRMANAYEACRFDTRVDESIAVKGDFLKLKNALNNVGVAVGAIVDEIQRIANEFEAGHFDTRVNERLNVVGDIVAIKQGLNNVGEVVSGTISEVKVAVDRVNRSSDEVSKGTDEVSRAAEGVATTSQNAANMTKQLLGRIEGINQQIADLSSSNEEIAGTSQEVLNRANEVVAIGKEAQVAGDDANVKMGKVEIIAKQSVDEINSLTEQIKEVNNVVKLINDIASQINLLALNAAIEAARAGEHGRGFAVVAGEVKNLAAEAREATGNIETVVSAVQANSIKTADAINLANNEIVDSVGSVNTAIKALNRIIDNAGQVTLDITEITRAIEDQASIANNVVVATENGMRMTKDVQGQAEELAALAEEASASIEEIGSAIHEVSGLSSGLKENMDKFRV